One segment of Oscillospiraceae bacterium MB08-C2-2 DNA contains the following:
- the trmFO gene encoding methylenetetrahydrofolate--tRNA-(uracil(54)-C(5))-methyltransferase (FADH(2)-oxidizing) TrmFO: MSGVEIIGAGLAGCEAAWALAQAGIAVTLWEMKPQKYSPAHTHSGFAELVCSNSLKASRLGSAAGLLKEEMRRLGSLTVECAYKTAVGAGGALAVDRTAFSDLVTSHIRSHPLIQVREGEVEKLPRSGNVIVATGPLTSDALAADIADYCGGDTLSFFDAAAPIVTAQSLDTDRVFFAARYGRGEADYINCPFNREEYEAFYEALVSAQGVELRDFEQRPLTVYEGCMPVEIMAKRGPDTLRFGPMKPVGLTNPETGHRPWAVVQLRQENTGGTLYNLVGFQTNLKFPEQKRVFSMIPGLENAEFVRYGVMHRNTFLDSPRLLSSDFSLQKRPELYFAGQITGVEGYMESAASGILAGQNLARKLGGKHALILPEDTMLGALTAYISDPGVEKFQPMGANMGLLPPLPERVKEKALRYEQIAQRAIASLEKTLKDGDSDESNP, translated from the coding sequence ATGAGCGGTGTAGAGATCATTGGAGCGGGCCTTGCAGGCTGTGAGGCCGCTTGGGCCTTAGCTCAGGCCGGCATTGCGGTTACCCTTTGGGAGATGAAGCCCCAAAAGTATTCCCCGGCTCATACCCACAGCGGGTTTGCGGAGCTGGTTTGCTCCAATTCCCTCAAGGCCTCCCGCCTTGGTTCGGCGGCTGGTTTGCTCAAAGAAGAAATGCGCCGCTTAGGCTCGCTGACTGTGGAGTGTGCCTATAAAACCGCAGTGGGAGCCGGCGGAGCGCTGGCAGTGGATCGCACCGCCTTCTCTGATCTGGTTACCTCCCATATACGCAGTCACCCCCTCATTCAGGTGCGGGAGGGCGAGGTGGAAAAGCTTCCCCGCTCGGGAAATGTCATTGTCGCAACCGGCCCCCTCACCTCAGATGCATTGGCGGCGGATATTGCCGACTACTGCGGCGGGGATACTTTAAGCTTTTTTGATGCGGCTGCTCCTATTGTCACGGCCCAGTCGCTGGATACCGACCGGGTCTTTTTTGCCGCCCGGTATGGCCGGGGAGAAGCGGATTACATCAACTGTCCCTTTAACCGGGAGGAATACGAAGCTTTTTATGAGGCTCTTGTTTCCGCTCAGGGTGTGGAGCTGCGGGATTTTGAGCAGCGCCCCTTAACGGTTTACGAGGGCTGTATGCCGGTGGAGATCATGGCCAAACGAGGCCCCGATACCCTGCGTTTTGGCCCCATGAAGCCGGTGGGCCTTACCAACCCCGAAACCGGCCACAGACCGTGGGCGGTTGTTCAGCTTCGGCAGGAAAATACAGGGGGAACCCTTTACAATCTGGTGGGCTTTCAGACCAACCTGAAGTTCCCCGAGCAGAAGCGGGTGTTTTCCATGATACCCGGCCTTGAAAACGCCGAGTTTGTCCGATATGGTGTCATGCACCGCAACACCTTTTTGGATTCGCCACGCCTCCTTAGCAGCGATTTCAGCCTGCAAAAAAGGCCGGAGCTTTATTTTGCCGGTCAGATCACCGGCGTGGAGGGTTATATGGAATCGGCCGCTTCGGGAATTTTAGCTGGCCAAAATTTAGCTCGCAAGCTGGGCGGCAAGCATGCTCTTATTCTGCCGGAGGATACCATGCTGGGGGCGTTAACTGCCTATATCAGCGATCCCGGTGTGGAAAAATTCCAGCCCATGGGAGCCAATATGGGGCTGCTGCCTCCTTTGCCGGAGCGGGTGAAGGAAAAGGCTCTGCGCTATGAACAGATTGCCCAGAGGGCAATTGCCTCTCTGGAAAAAACCTTGAAGGATGGTGACAGCGATGAAAGTAATCCTTGA
- the plsX gene encoding phosphate acyltransferase PlsX has protein sequence MKVILDAYGGDNAPLEILKGAAMAVSELGVSVMLTGDEQDIRRVAEENSVDLTGMEIVDCQNVIPVEADPSEILKSYADCSMAVGLQRLAEGEGDAFITAGSTGAAVVGATFIVKRIKGVKRAALGTVIPCAEGCYMLLDIGANAECRPEMLVQFGLMGSAYMEGIQGVKNPRVGLVNIGAERTKGLDLQLDAYGLMEKAPFHFTGNVEARDLPLGGCDVAVADGFVGNIVLKLTEGMASFFSRSLKGILLKNLTTKIGALLIQGGVKDFKAQMDYTEYGGAPLMGIAKPVIKAHGSSNAKAIKNAIRQAKLYHENNVVDVISRGITALAAEKKEEQGV, from the coding sequence ATGAAAGTAATCCTTGATGCCTATGGCGGCGACAATGCCCCGCTGGAGATTCTTAAAGGAGCGGCCATGGCCGTTTCCGAGCTGGGCGTTTCGGTGATGCTCACCGGCGATGAACAGGATATTCGCCGGGTGGCAGAGGAAAACAGCGTTGACCTGACCGGTATGGAAATTGTGGATTGCCAGAATGTGATCCCGGTGGAGGCCGATCCTTCCGAGATTCTTAAATCTTATGCCGACTGCTCCATGGCTGTGGGCCTCCAGCGCTTGGCAGAAGGCGAAGGGGATGCCTTTATCACAGCGGGCAGCACCGGTGCCGCCGTTGTGGGAGCCACCTTTATTGTTAAGCGTATCAAAGGGGTTAAGCGTGCGGCCTTGGGAACGGTGATCCCCTGTGCAGAAGGCTGCTATATGCTGCTGGATATTGGTGCCAACGCCGAGTGCCGGCCGGAAATGCTGGTGCAGTTCGGCCTGATGGGCTCCGCCTATATGGAGGGCATTCAGGGTGTCAAGAACCCCCGGGTGGGCCTTGTCAACATCGGAGCCGAAAGAACCAAGGGCCTTGATTTACAGCTGGATGCCTACGGCCTCATGGAAAAGGCACCCTTCCACTTTACCGGCAATGTGGAGGCGAGAGACTTGCCTCTTGGCGGGTGTGATGTGGCGGTGGCAGATGGCTTTGTGGGCAACATTGTCCTCAAGCTCACCGAGGGCATGGCTTCCTTCTTCTCCCGTTCCCTCAAGGGAATTTTGCTGAAAAACCTCACCACCAAAATCGGCGCTCTGCTGATTCAGGGTGGTGTAAAGGATTTTAAAGCCCAGATGGATTACACCGAATACGGCGGCGCACCCCTCATGGGTATTGCCAAGCCGGTTATCAAAGCCCATGGCAGCTCCAATGCCAAGGCAATCAAGAATGCCATTCGGCAGGCCAAGCTGTATCATGAAAACAATGTGGTGGATGTGATCAGCCGGGGTATTACCGCTCTGGCCGCAGAAAAAAAGGAGGAGCAAGGTGTCTGA
- the rnc gene encoding ribonuclease III — protein sequence MSDKHGELQSRIGYTFKNIDYLNIALTHSSYANETKRGQQNNERQEFLGDAVLSIVVSDYLFKRFHLAEGDLTKLRASMVCEKALCEFAQKISLGQELMLGKGEEMMGGRSRPSILADAFEALIAAIYLDGGTEQAAKFILPFVEDFLAEEKDAAAQDYKTLLQEIVQQNPQETLSYVTVHESGPDHDKRFEVEVRLNSNVIGKGAGRSKKSAEQEAAREALSLMGQG from the coding sequence GTGTCTGACAAACACGGGGAACTCCAAAGCAGAATTGGTTATACCTTCAAAAACATCGATTACCTGAACATCGCTCTTACCCATTCTTCTTATGCCAACGAAACCAAGCGGGGGCAACAGAACAATGAGCGGCAGGAGTTTCTGGGGGATGCGGTGCTTTCCATTGTGGTGTCCGATTACTTGTTTAAGCGGTTTCATCTGGCCGAGGGCGACTTGACCAAGCTGCGGGCCTCCATGGTTTGCGAAAAGGCCCTGTGTGAGTTTGCTCAGAAGATTTCACTGGGGCAGGAGCTGATGCTGGGCAAGGGCGAGGAAATGATGGGAGGGCGCAGCCGCCCTTCTATACTGGCCGATGCCTTTGAAGCCCTGATCGCCGCCATTTATCTGGACGGCGGCACCGAGCAGGCGGCCAAGTTTATCCTTCCTTTTGTGGAGGACTTTTTGGCGGAAGAAAAGGATGCAGCGGCGCAGGATTATAAGACTCTGCTTCAAGAAATTGTGCAGCAAAACCCGCAGGAAACCCTTTCGTATGTCACAGTGCATGAAAGCGGTCCCGATCACGACAAGCGCTTTGAGGTGGAGGTTCGCCTCAATTCCAATGTGATTGGCAAAGGTGCCGGGCGCAGCAAAAAAAGCGCCGAGCAGGAGGCTGCCCGGGAAGCACTGAGCCTTATGGGGCAAGGATGA